The following nucleotide sequence is from Gasterosteus aculeatus chromosome 5, fGasAcu3.hap1.1, whole genome shotgun sequence.
CTGTTCAGCCCAGAACAATGAAGCAAAACACCTATAAAATTGGTTCGAGAAACTGACGACCAGCTCATCGATTACacgaaaaaaacacaacaacaaagcgCGTTATGAACAGTATCTTTGTTCATTCAAACaagtttttaacaaaagtatTCAGCGCAGGGTGATTTTGGGGGAGTGTTTAATACCACACTCACTGAATTCCATTAAGCTGTACTGTATTGGAGTAAGCCACAGCCAACAACCTCAGacttaacaaaaaaacacacagtaactaagaagacaaataaaagtgGGCAAAACGGTCTCCGTCCCAGCAGTGAGGTCATGAGAAGAGACACAGAGCTGCGACTACAGTCTCTCTGGTGTCCCCAGGGGTGGACTCGAATCTGTCAGCACCCTTTCTCTAATGCGGCTCTCCGTGAATGGCACCCGGTAAAAGGTGCTTCTCCCCAAatacggccacacacacacacacacacacggcccgcggcctcttcctccccagccTACCTGCACGATGTCAGTAAGCATGGATCATCTCTCGCCTGGCTGGCATCTCTCTGTCCCAGGGCACACACACCTCGCTCAGGCCAGAGCGTCTCCGGTGTCAGGCAGAATGAGGGTCTTTGTTAGGACCGACTCGATGCGGGACCTTCGCCCCGCAGAAGTTGGTCGGATAAGGAGAACAGGATCCCCTTGAGCCTGACGAAGAAATGACTGCAGAAGTGGAAACGGGGACAGTTGGGAAATAATTGCCGACCATGCTCGCTTGAGTAGatgcttttaaatgaaaaacactttcTATTCTATTTTAATCTAAATTGTTATTGTACGGTCTTCTTTTGGGGAATTCCGTTGATACCAAGGGTATCTAAAACTTTGAATTTGGACTTGGTCTCACATAAAACATTCTACTTTGGCTGATATGTCTAGgatctaaaatgttttttttttctatttcttttttttttgcttttcattcCATCTCTAGTTTGTGACataatagacaaaaaaaacctgttgaAAAACAGTGAACTGACAcccaaaaaaagatgaaactgCAGTGATTCACACAACTGAATGGGATGGTTACATAAACCAACTAAGCATTTAATTGTGCACCATGGAAGAGATaattaatatttgaaataacttAGCGATACCTAATTCACCCCAACTGTACAGTAATATGACGTTACGGAACTTTTGAATACTGTACGTTGAATTGTCTGAGTAGATGTGGGGGTGATTCAGCAAAATGAACGACCGGTTAGCTTAATGGCTAACTGTTTAATTTATCCAGCGTTAGCGTTAATCTCATTTTACGATGGATAACTTTACGTGACTGGTTTAATTAATTTGTAATCTCTTCTCCAGTTGGTCGTTTATGTGTTTTTTAACCACCGGGTTTACCGCAGGATTTAATTTGACTTACCTCCCCACTGCCTTTGCAAAGCGCGACATCTTGTGACGCAGTCGCGTAATTACTCCCGCCCCGCTTTGGCCAATCAGCGACAAGAACACTTAGACGTCAAAGGATTAACCAATGAGCGCATACGTAGTTTTCAGCAAAAATGGCGTACTATGTATTGTGAGGTGGGGAAGctataaacaaatatattttatggtCTGAAAAACTAAAACAGTCAGGTAAGCACTAACGGTGGTAATTGCACATTGGCTCCGGGTTTTGTCCCATTTACGTGGCATGCATTGTTTTTGTACACATCAATACAACTGTGTCTTAGATCAGTAGTTAATGCTAATAAATGACAACggcagctaacggctaacgctAGCCTGCCATATTATGTTCAACCCACTTTAATTGAGTTGTATTACAAATACAAGTTTACTGCACAAATGCCTTTGTAGCTGTTcggtttttttttagaaatctaTTCATATGGTATGAATATATGCTCGTTTCTACCAGGATGAAGGTGGTGAATCTGAAGCAAGCCATTCTACAGGCTTGGAAAGAACGATGGAGCGACTACCAGTGGGCCATTAACATCAAGAAGAACTTCCCAAAGGGAGCAACGTGGGACTATCTCAACCTTGCAGGTTAGATGACAGACGCTGACCATCACGGCGATAATTTCCCTCCATACCAGTGATCGTATTGTCTTTTCTAAATTGCGTTTATGTCTTCCAGAAGCCCTGATGGAGCAGGCAATGATCGGCCCCTCTCCCAACCCTCTTATTTTGTCTTATCTCAAATATGCTATAAGTTCTCAGGTGAGAGAAAAAGCGGTGTGCTCAAAAATGGTGTAACTGCGAGGTGTTGAAACAGCGGTGATAGTATTACGCACATTGTGAACGTTCTCTCTCCTTAGATGGTGTCTTATTCCAGTGTGCTTACAGCTCTCAGCAAGGTGATGTATACTTATGTGAAATGATTGCACAATGCAGTTTATTATAACATATGAGAGGTTTCCATGACGTCCCTTTTTTTCCGATAGTTTGATGACTTTTCTCGGGAGCTGTGTGTAAAATCACTGCTGGAGATCATGGACATGTTTTGCCATCGTCTCAGGTATGTCAATATTACAGTGCATTCTCCATCCCGCGTAACAACGGTAACGTTTTACGCCTGGTTTGAATGAAGAAAGCAGATTTGGCCATTTCCGTAATGATGTATTTTACCTAACGTTATATATTTGTTACACGATTGCTTGACGTGAAGCTGTCACGGGAAGGCGGAGGAATGCATCGGGCTGTGTCGGGCTCTGCTCGGGGTGGTAGTGTGGCTGCTGCAGGGCTGTGCCTGGTACTGCGAGAAGCTTGGAGAACTCGGCCCATCAGCCGGCACGGAGGCCAGTCTGAGAGCCTGCCAGGAGAGGCTTCAACATTTGATTAACAGTTCCAAGAACAGAGCCCTTGTCCACATCGCCCGGTTGGAGGACCAAGGCGGTACGGTGttctgtgtgtccgtgtgttcaTTGGTTTACGTAAGATACATTTGAACATTCATACTATATCAATTGTTGATGCCGGCAAGTTGGATGTTAGAAGACGGTACCGGTCCTGAAACTTTCTGGTTGTATAATTGTCGTGTCAGACATCTTACTGTGTTGCTACTGCTACTTCTTCACAGGTTCCTGGAGCAACGTAGAGCAGTCGGTGCTGAAAGTAACCGATGGTCTTGGCAGTGTGTCAAACCAGACACTGAGAACAAAATTAGAGGAGAGCTTGTCGCTAGTAAAAGGGTGaatttcctccctctttccctaCACTTTGAATACATGGTTTAACTTTGGCGTGAGGCTGCCCGGCTTGGTCGTGGCAGGTTATTCATTTAAAGTACATCACAAATAATCTTTGTCATGCTAACTCTTCCCTTTCTTCCTCAGTATTCCCATGATGCTGTCCGAGCAGAGCGACCCAAAGTTCCATGCCTCCTTTCCATCCGTCCACGCCTTCATCATGCTGGAGGGGACCATGAATCTGACCGGGGAGACGCAGCCACTGGTGGAGCAGCTGATGATGATCAAGAGAATGCAGGTGGACAtttacagaagaaaagaaattcaTCCATACAGTTCAACTTTCTCTAGAACGagagtttgtttcttttagtcGTTGAGACAGTTATTATTTTTACAGATTAAAGATTTCAGGCACGGTTCATAATCATACTTCTGCATTGTTTGTATGTAGTTTGTTATTTCAGCAGCAATCCTCCTTAAATTCTTTGTCTTCCACAGCGAATCCCTGTGCCTCtttttgtcttggagatctggAAGGCCTGCTTCACCGGGCTCATCGAGTCACCAGAGGGCACCGAGGAGCTCAAATGGACCGCTTTCACATTTCTCAAGGTACGTTCATCTGCTTGTGATCTGCATTTTTTTCCTTAAATTGATTTCAAATTCAATACTGATGCGCTGATTACCACTCTCCAGTCTTAAATAGTCTAAATGAATTGAGTTGATCTTTACATGCAGTATCAATTTAGTTTATATGGTAAACTGATAATCAGATGTGATCATTTATGTCACATTATGTGATCGATGTGATCACATACGTGTTCCGCCAAGCTAAAAAAGGTTAATTTCTTGTTTCTTTATATCAGATCCCTCAAGTTCTTCTGCGACTAAAGAAGTATCCTCAGAGTGACAAAGGACAAGTACGAGATGCACtgatgtctttctaacaaattATAAATCGCAATAACTGTccattttaaaaggaaacttttcaaaacacagcaaaccTTTCTTCCAGGACTTCATGGACGACGTGAATATTGCATTTCAGTATTTACTCAAACTCACACCGTTACTGGACAAAGCGGATCAGAGATGCAAGTAAGTGCTGAAAAATGCAGCCACCCCACCCATCTCCTCCCCACCCCTGTAATCTAATTTTAAGATATTGGAGATAAGAACGCTAAGTTCCTGTTAAGCCGGCACTGTCATAGATCTCTTGTGCTTCTTCTCCTAGTTGCGACTGCCTCGGCATGCTGCTTCAGGAGTGTAACAAGCTCGGTCTGCTGTCCGATTCCAACACAACCTGCCTCACCTCCAAACGGTACGACTCCCATCTCACAATCAACCCGCGCGTCTTCATGGAAATGACAAtctagtgttgttgttttttttttttctttctttattttctattccCATTAACTATTTTAGTCAATGGGATCATGGATGAAGCTCAGTTCCCCGTACTCACACAATCCAAACCCCTGCATCCCCCGTCTGTCTCGCCTCGTCCCCTTTCCTTCCTGTCCCTCTCCCGCTGCACCTTTTGATTCAGGACGGATGACAGGGAGTTTGCCCCGAGGTTAAAGACTGCAGAAAATGCAAACATCCAGCCGAACCCGGGCCTCATCCTGCGAGCTGAGCCCACCGTCACTAATATTCTAAAGGTAGAGCACATGACACGCTGATGGGAAGGAAATGGGTGAGCGTGTCGGTGTGAGAAGGTCGCTTATCAATGAAATgctaagaggaaaaaaaacagttgacgTGAATACAGGGGGCTCGCAGACTTCAAGGAATCGCCGACGTAAAAGGAACACGTGAGCATAACTCTTACTCTCTGGTTCATTAGACAGTAGATGCAGATCACTCCAAGTCGCCCGAAGGCCTTCTGGGGGTCCTGGGACACATGTTGTCTGGAAAAAGCCTAGATCTGCTCCTGGCAGCAGCCGCGGCCACTGGGAAGCTCAAATCCTTTGCCCGGAAGTTCATCAAGTGAGTCAATGTGAAATAGAGCTGCATGGTTGGACAAATATTCCCCTTAGTCACCAGAACGCTGAGTTATTTATTGACTCCTACTTATTATCAGACATATTTTAAGGCTGGAAACTTGGAAGTGGTTCTAGGACAGGatgtttttacatctttttaaggtattgtttgctttttcccatttttgttCCAGGCTTAACGAGTTTCCGAAGCACATCAGCGGCGAAGGATGTGAGTTGAAAAACAAGCGCAACATGTTCCGATGTGGGAGTTTCTCTCCCCGTTGACGCATCGGTGATTAAAGTAGATGCTTACATTGAGGATTCTGTTCCCTCTTCAGCCAAGTCGGCGTCGGTACGGGCGCTCCTCTTCGACATCTCCTTCCTCATGCTCTGCCATGTGGTGCAGACATACGGTTCGGAGGTTAGTCAATGAAAGCTTGACTGCAAAACGCAGTGTAATGATGTTAGCGGGTATTGATCCTGCGTGGAGTTTCCCCCGAATCAGCCTGTTCGCTCACGGTGATGAAACGAGACGGCCTTGGGGGGCGTGACCTGAACGGAATGTTGCGGGTGTGATTAGATCTATTGTCGCCCGGCCGCTTTGACCCGTTGAGCGTGAGCGGATCCGTAAAGCACGCGGCTGCCCCGCGTCTCTCCTCTCCAGGTGATCCTGTCAGACCCCAGCCCTTCGGGGGAGACGCCCTTCTTCGAGACATGGCTGCAGACGTGTATGCCTGAGGATGGCAAGACTCTGAACCCAGACCACCCCTGCTTCAGACCGGAGCCCGGCAAAGTGGAGAGCCTGGTCACCCTGCTGAACAACTCGTCGGAGATGAAGCTAGTGTACGTTGCTGGCCCTTCAATGTCAACCACACAATTTACCCAACCAATTTTGCCAAAGAATACCTGAATAAAGTAGTTTTCCCACTTTAAACTCCATATGTTTGCAAGCCGATATAATacatagatggatagatagatgatggACAGTACACCAAGCCACGTTTGATTTTAGATTTCCGTGCCGCTCGTGATTCTTTTGATTCTCttatttcaatttaaatgtattgaacATTTCAGCACCTTTGCAAATATTGATCCTAGACTAATATTGACTTGCAGAGTACATTCGTTTTTTAATTGAATGCTGTATAGATGGATGAACttcctttgacctttttttttttaatctaccgTCAGTCAGGTGAAATGGCATGAGATCTGCCTCAGCACGCCGGCAGCCATCTTGGAGGTTCTGAACGCGTGGGAGAACGgcgtcctctctgtggaggccGTGCAGGTCCGTTCAACTTTAatgctctctttttttctccgtttcttcttcttgcccCTCCTTTGACTGGAAAAGTATTTCCTGAGCATGCGTGAGGGTCAGGTGCTCCCATGATGATCAGAGCAGTACCAGTACTCGTCACTCCACTCATTCTGTGGAATTTTCCTAGTGACAGTGAAATgacgtcctcttttttttttttttcctacttcATTCAAGTTTTCATGTTACTTGGAAGCCGTTCTCCTTCAACTGTGCCCTCACTCTGTCCCCttccttcccctttttcttGCCACgtcatctcgctctctctctctgtgtgtgtgtgtgtgtgtgtgtgtgtgtgtgtgtgtgtgtgtgtgtgtgtgtgtgtgtgtgcgtgtgcgcgcagaAGATAACGGACAACATCAAGGGGAAGGTGTGCAGCATGGCCATCTGTGCGGTGGCCTGGCTGGTGGCCCACGTCAGGATGCTGGGGAGGGATGAGCGGGAGAAGCCCCAGACGATGATCCGGCAGCTCGTGACGCCGCTGTACGGGGAGAACACGCTGCAGTTTTACAACGAACggtacacaaaaaaaacccggcCGACGCACAAACTCCACCTTCGCTCATCTTATGCCCCGATGTCGGCCTCTCTCGCAGACCTTTTCTGTAATACAGGGTTAAAAAACGCTATCCTCTCTCCCCAGCGTGATCATAATGAGCTCCATCATGGAGCACATGTGTGCCGACGTCTTCCAACAAACCGCCGCCACCCTGCGGCCCCCGATGGAGGGCCAGGAGCCGATCCCCTACCGCAACCTGCTGCCGGCCAAAGACCCCATCCACGTGGCCCTCAGCAAGCAGTTCCAGACGGTGCTGCGCAAAGGCTGGGCGGACAGCCGGGCCCTGCACCTGTTTGAGAGTCTCCTCAACATGGGGGGGGTCTTCTGGTTCACCAACAATTTGGTCAAGGTGAGGGGACCAAAACGGAGCAAACACCAGCAAAACTGGCTGCATTCAAAGGCTGCAGCGAACAATCGCTTTCATTGTTAGTGCGCGTATGTCAAATGTCCTACAATACGACGCAATGCAGAGCAGGAAACACATTTTAGAACCCGAAGCCTCTGAATCTTTGGAAAATTTGCTTGAAAATAGAAACGACACTAAATTATAAATCATAAACTCCAGATCGTagcctctttttttaatatatatatatatatatttgcacatGCATCGTGTTTtaggagctgctgaaggagacTCGCCAGGAGTGGGCCGATCGCGTCTCGGAGCTTCTCTACAGCATCTTCTGCCTGGACACTCAGCAGATCAGCCTCACGCTGCTGGGCACCATACTGCCCGACCTGCTCACAGACTCCGCCCACTGGCACGGCCTGGCTGACCCACCTGGAAAGGCGCTGGCCAAGTAAGAGGAGCTCAGTGGCGGCGGGTTGTCGGGGGCGGTTGAGGTCGGCCGTTGACCTTTTCTCCCTGGGTGACTCCTCAGGTTGTCCGTGTGGTGCGCACTCAGCTCCTTCTCCTCGCACAACAGAGGCTCGTTCTCGGCTCGCCAGCGCAAAAGGCAGCGGGAAGACATCGAGGTAGGACCGCCACAGAGGGCCATGTTTGGGTTGTGTAGTATCTAGAAAGTTATTTTGTTGAAATATGTCAATACTGTGGTCAAATTCCTTTATAAGTGTCTACATATTGGACTTGTATTACAATGCAGTCTAGTGTATCTATCAATGCCTGCAGGACTACAACAGCCTGTTTCCATTGGATGACACTCAGCCGTCTAAACTCATGCGTCTGCTCAGCTCCAACGAGGACGAGCCCGCTGCCCTTTCCAGTCCGGGTCAGTCTATTAATGTCGGGGCTTTAATACTCGGTTGAATAGTGTTGCCTGGCACTcatttctgcatgtgtgtgtgagctgaggATCACCAGAAATACCAGCCGGGTTTCTAGAGAGAAAATGGGCTTTGTGAGGTGGTTACCAGCAAGTTGCTTCTTGCGTGCACATCTGAGCCAGATCAGATACTCCTAAATCAGCTTTGCCTGTCAAGATTTATCTTGCGAGTGTCTCAGACCGCCGGCAGGTTGCGACTTGAGCGCTGCGGTTTAATGAGGGGTAAAGCGCGCTGGGCGGCGTTGAGGTCCCAAACCTGACTGCTGGAACTAGTGTTGAGCTTTGGGAATTTTTACTCTCAGCACGAAGAAAGtcccagacggggggggggggggggggggtcaaagatcGATGTGCTGCATGACTTGGAAAAAACGTGTATGAGCGGCTTTCCTTTCGTTCCTTTAGAAAAGAAATGTCTAGACAAGTCATTTAGAAACCGATACAAGCAGTGTTTGCTagactgaaatgtatttatatctgcAGCCATAGATTATAAAAATAGCCACTTGTAATATGTACCTAGTTGGTTGTTTAATTTTGGTTTCCAATTATATTGGTTaagaaaatgatgaaatgtAAGACGTCAGTGGAGGacttttgtcttgttttggttttaacaGTAGAAACGTCCACTTCCCTGTTTACTTTGTCTATTTTTGAcacactgagaaaaaaaaaaaaagactgttgaTGAAAATTTGTCTGGTCACATTTCCCAGGAGACCGATCTATGAGCAGTTCCCTCTCGGCCTCCCAGCTCCACACGGTGAACATGAGAGACCCTCTCCACCGAGTCCTGGGTGAGaaccctcgtcctcccccgGACGACGACACGTCGCCCGCCACTAACACCCAAATTGACTTCTCCCCACTTGCCCGCAGccaacctcttcctcctcatctcctccatccTGGGCTCCAAGATGGCCGGACCCCACACCCAATTTGTGCAGAGCTTCATGGAGGAGTGCGTGGAGTGCCTGGAGCAGGGGAGCCGCGGGAGCATTCTGCAGTTCATGCCCTTTACGATGGTGAGCTACGAGGCCGACGTGCGGCTGCTGTACGTTACCGGGAAAGACTTTGTTTGTTCGGAATGGCTGAAGACACATTTTCTGAGGATTAAGTGCTTTGAGGAAGTGATAAATCTGAGTCACGCCAGCGTTTGATCCGTGTACTTGCAGCCAGTGAAGTTAAGGTGGTGTTGTTTGAGTTGGGGCTGTGGCGGTGAGGTTCCCGTTTGCAGGAGACTGCGCACAGATGGAATAACTAGTGGATTAGTTTGAACGGTCGTTGGTCTTTCTGTGCGTGCAGGTGTCCGAGCTGGTGAAGCTGCCGGCTTTGGCCAAACCGAGAGTCGTCCTGGCCATCACTGACCTGACTCTGCCGCTGGGGAGAAGAGTAGCTGCCAAAGCCATCGCCGCCTTGTAAAgttctcagccccccccccctcctccacacacTCCCCTCATTAGTTCCCCCATTTAAAGGGCTTCTTTGTtggaaaatgacatttttataacCGTCTTTCTGTAACCACTGTTTTGCTattgtgttttgatttgtttttcacacttaaatgtgtaaataagtTTGAAAAAACTTCCTGATCCGTTTGTCTCTTCATGCAAGTCTTCACTTCCACAGCGGGAAGTttccttcactgtgtgtgtaagACCTTATTACTTCCGTGACGTTGGGCAGAGACCACGTGGGTTTCCACCGCCTGATGCCCCTCAGCGGTGACCGGACCTTGTGCTCATCAGGCCGTCATCCGGCGCTTGCAACACTTCCTCGGGGAGTCTGTCTTCCAGCGTGACACAAgacattttttccctttttagttACACTTCTGCATTACCGGATTGCCTCCGCCGTGAGCTCGCTGCCGCGGTGACGCAATGCCAGCGGTTGATGGGTCACGCTTTGTCATTCACAAAAAGGAACGGTCTGTGTTTCCGggaaatgcattattttattaaaatatcagAAAAATATAATTCTGCAGCACAGGAACAGATTCTTGGACATATGTTTAGTTTACACAATATAACTAATTCTAATAATGGTTGATAAAGTTCAtacacaacatttttttaactgatATGGAGGAAATTATACAGATATTAAATATATGTAATAAGGAATGGAACCAAAGTGACTGAGGGATACAGTTTCCTCATCATAATAAATTCCccaaataaatattacataaataaatatataaatatcttttttcaatataaatataaattacattacaggtcatttagccgacgcttttatccaaagcgacttacattgcatttctaacCCATGgagtttacatttttgcccgggggggtcaggtgtcttgctcagggacacttcaacaacCTTGACTTGCGGTTCCTGGCGGTTAGGAGCAGccgctctactccatgcgccacggcCGACCCCATAATCATCATAATCATTTACCGGATAAATAAATGGTGTGTTTCGGTGGTCagctctcggcctcctcctcgccgctccGGTCCAGACTCCTGAGGCAGCGCAGCACGTCCCGCCCGAAGCTCTGCAGCTGCCCCAGACTCAGGTGCGCCGCCACCTGGACGTCGTATTCCCCGGGGAGCCGCAGGACTACGGGCGAGGGCGAGGGCTGCACCGCGGCCTCCCCGTTGGCCATTTTCACCATCTGCAGGGCAACGCAAAACGAGAGACGTGtgatgaagagggggggggggcggcggacgGGTGGAATCGTGAATGGAAGCGATCTCAAAGCGCTCTCCCACCTTATTGATCTGGATGATCAGGTCTTTGATGTCAGCCAGCAGCGCGGccactttgtctttgttttgcaGCCGAGGAGAGACCGAGCGCAGCAAGGCCCGGTGCAGCTGGAGGCCCTCGGACACGTTCCTCAAAACGTCCtcctgagggggggaggggggggggggaagaatgaCAGCGAGCTGGTCAAGGTCTCCGCTCTTTACCCGCCACACGGTCACACGTGATGGTTCTCCTGCTGGAGGCTTACCAAGGAGAAGCTTTCGGACACGACTCTGAGCACAGGAGCCGACGGGATGCCGATGTTGGACGCCATGACCGCAAGCTTGGCGTTTTGTGGGGAGTCGAGTTTTAGCGCCTGATGGAGCGAGAAAGCAGAGACGTTATGCACAAATCTCACCTGCATGCAACAGGTAGCAGACCCTAACATGCTTTAGGAAGTCGTCTGTTACATTAGGCCATGCATTCTTTTTACTTTAGACTATTTGAATTACCTGACAGTTCTGTGTGGATGAAACCTCGTATTTCATAAGATCATTACAGCCTTTACTTATTTGCTGTCCGAGTCACagtaacagaaaaagtgaagtGAAATGCAGAACACGTTGACATAAATGCAAGTACAGACAAGCGCGTAAAGGAATTCATCCGCAGCTTGGAGACCGATGCTGGTCCCTTTTTAACAACAGCGCTCTGAGAACTTCTCCGTCACATTCAGCCCTTTGGTTTTGTCTCATCGGCTCGTCGAACGGCCGCGTTACCTCCGCGTGGACGCACGACTCGTGCGCGTCGGGGATGGAGAGCAGGATCTTCTGCGTCAAGCTGCGGCTCCTCTGCACGGCGCCCTGGAACTGCTGATCCGCGACCTGCGCGCTGCTCTCCGGCAAAGGCGCGCCGCGGGCGAAGGCGGCCATGTAGCAGGGAATGGCGAGAactgcgcggggggggggcaggaaaaaaataatcaatcCAAAGAGCTGCTCCCTTGTTCCTTGTTCCTATGCACCGGTgggctctctctcctctgcagcccccccgtGGTCCCCCCGCCCTGCCTCCCACccaccacagcccccccccccccccccctcctccgggcTAAATAGAGGCGTGCGTAATTTGAAACTGGAGAACAAAGTAACTACTGCCAACAGATCCAGAAATAAATATCCCGGTAACTCCTCAAAACACACCTGCGTGCTTTGCGATGCTCCCATACAGATAAAACACacgcatgtatatatatatatatatatatatatatatatatatatatatatatatatatatatatataatattcagtGTATGATATCTGATGGAGGAACAGTCCAACACTTGatgagcagcagaagaagagaaagcagCATTGCCTCATCATCACTACTCAcccagcaggatgtccatggcTTGTGTTGACGGATGCCTTTGAGTATTGACCCCTGAGTGGACACCATCAGTGATTTATAGAGCAGGCCAGGAGTCCGAGGGATTTCCCGTTATGTGTTCATCTCAATGAGTCAGTTTGACTGTCAGCAGATCCTCTCTTACGCTTCTCTTCGGACGCTGGATTGGATAATAATGATATATGTAAGTTCACATTTTACAAAATCAATCACAAATTGatgattcatattttaaaaatctgtCAAATATTACTagcattttgttattt
It contains:
- the med24 gene encoding mediator of RNA polymerase II transcription subunit 24 isoform X3 — its product is MKVVNLKQAILQAWKERWSDYQWAINIKKNFPKGATWDYLNLAEALMEQAMIGPSPNPLILSYLKYAISSQMVSYSSVLTALSKFDDFSRELCVKSLLEIMDMFCHRLSCHGKAEECIGLCRALLGVVVWLLQGCAWYCEKLGELGPSAGTEASLRACQERLQHLINSSKNRALVHIARLEDQGGSWSNVEQSVLKVTDGLGSVSNQTLRTKLEESLSLVKGIPMMLSEQSDPKFHASFPSVHAFIMLEGTMNLTGETQPLVEQLMMIKRMQRIPVPLFVLEIWKACFTGLIESPEGTEELKWTAFTFLKIPQVLLRLKKYPQSDKGQDFMDDVNIAFQYLLKLTPLLDKADQRCNCDCLGMLLQECNKLGLLSDSNTTCLTSKRTDDREFAPRLKTAENANIQPNPGLILRAEPTVTNILKTVDADHSKSPEGLLGVLGHMLSGKSLDLLLAAAAATGKLKSFARKFIKLNEFPKHISGEGSKSASVRALLFDISFLMLCHVVQTYGSEVILSDPSPSGETPFFETWLQTCMPEDGKTLNPDHPCFRPEPGKVESLVTLLNNSSEMKLVQVKWHEICLSTPAAILEVLNAWENGVLSVEAVQITDNIKGKVCSMAICAVAWLVAHVRMLGRDEREKPQTMIRQLVTPLYGENTLQFYNERVIIMSSIMEHMCADVFQQTAATLRPPMEGQEPIPYRNLLPAKDPIHVALSKQFQTVLRKGWADSRALHLFESLLNMGGVFWFTNNLVKELLKETRQEWADRVSELLYSIFCLDTQQISLTLLGTILPDLLTDSAHWHGLADPPGKALAKLSVWCALSSFSSHNRGSFSARQRKRQREDIEDYNSLFPLDDTQPSKLMRLLSSNEDEPAALSSPGDRSMSSSLSASQLHTVNMRDPLHRVLANLFLLISSILGSKMAGPHTQFVQSFMEECVECLEQGSRGSILQFMPFTMVSELVKLPALAKPRVVLAITDLTLPLGRRVAAKAIAAL
- the med24 gene encoding mediator of RNA polymerase II transcription subunit 24 isoform X5, whose amino-acid sequence is MKVVNLKQAILQAWKERWSDYQWAINIKKNFPKGATWDYLNLAEALMEQAMIGPSPNPLILSYLKYAISSQMVSYSSVLTALSKFDDFSRELCVKSLLEIMDMFCHRLSCHGKAEECIGLCRALLGVVVWLLQGCAWYCEKLGELGPSAGTEASLRACQERLQHLINSSKNRALVHIARLEDQGGSWSNVEQSVLKVTDGLGSVSNQTLRTKLEESLSLVKGIPMMLSEQSDPKFHASFPSVHAFIMLEGTMNLTGETQPLVEQLMMIKRMQRIPVPLFVLEIWKACFTGLIESPEGTEELKWTAFTFLKIPQVLLRLKKYPQSDKGQDFMDDVNIAFQYLLKLTPLLDKADQRCNCDCLGMLLQECNKLGLLSDSNTTCLTSKREFAPRLKTAENANIQPNPGLILRAEPTVTNILKTVDADHSKSPEGLLGVLGHMLSGKSLDLLLAAAAATGKLKSFARKFIKLNEFPKHISGEGSKSASVRALLFDISFLMLCHVVQTYGSEVILSDPSPSGETPFFETWLQTCMPEDGKTLNPDHPCFRPEPGKVESLVTLLNNSSEMKLVQVKWHEICLSTPAAILEVLNAWENGVLSVEAVQITDNIKGKVCSMAICAVAWLVAHVRMLGRDEREKPQTMIRQLVTPLYGENTLQFYNERVIIMSSIMEHMCADVFQQTAATLRPPMEGQEPIPYRNLLPAKDPIHVALSKQFQTVLRKGWADSRALHLFESLLNMGGVFWFTNNLVKELLKETRQEWADRVSELLYSIFCLDTQQISLTLLGTILPDLLTDSAHWHGLADPPGKALAKLSVWCALSSFSSHNRGSFSARQRKRQREDIEDYNSLFPLDDTQPSKLMRLLSSNEDEPAALSSPGDRSMSSSLSASQLHTVNMRDPLHRVLANLFLLISSILGSKMAGPHTQFVQSFMEECVECLEQGSRGSILQFMPFTMVSELVKLPALAKPRVVLAITDLTLPLGRRVAAKAIAAL